Proteins from a single region of Megachile rotundata isolate GNS110a chromosome 7, iyMegRotu1, whole genome shotgun sequence:
- the cni gene encoding protein cornichon isoform X1: MAFNLAAFSYIVALIVDAFLIFFAIFHVIAFDELKTGYKNPIEQCNSLNPLVIPEYGLHILINFLFLISGQWFSLLLNIPLIIYHLWQYFHRPVMSKPGLYDPTSIMNAQVLTTHQREGWIKLAFYLLSFFYYLYGMISSLIH, translated from the exons ATGGCGTTCAATTTGGCTGCTTTTTCATACATCGTGGCTTTAATTGTAGAtgcttttttaatattctttgcaATATTTCAT GTTATAGCATTTGATGAATTAAAGACTGGTTATAAAAATCCCATTGAACAATGTAACAGTTTAAATCCG CTAGTTATTCCAGAATATGGTTTACACATATtaattaactttttatttttaatcagtgGGCAATGGTTCTCATTGCTTCTAAATATTCCATTAATAATATATCATTTATGGCAATATTTCCATAGACCTGTTATGTCTAAACCGGGTCTTTATGATCCTACTAGTATAATGAATGCTCAAGTTCTGACGACTCACCAAAGAGAAGGATGGATTAAACTTGCGTTTTaccttttatcatttttctattatttgtaTGG CATGATCAGTTCATTAATTCATTGA
- the Ced-12 gene encoding engulfment and cell motility Ced-12, with translation MPVQKDSNIVKIAVQMTEQVPQLIEFNQRQPLTGIIQELCNGWGLSDPESYSLQFSESNNQNYITEKNRNEVKNGSILRLEFSPSKTARDILTKLNNGTMEEKTAALQKLSTLSTDMTFALEFINKQGLHLIISQVEGEKYKGNALAYSLQSFVELMDHGIISWDILETPFINKVASYVNNQAVTQDTSIIEASLSILENIVLNSSGKYGQVEKEVTFPNLVMHLQSMRPQIQQNAIALINALFLKADLSKRRAVAATLQSKQVRNVFLTNVIQSTGQVGAEMAHQLYVLQTLMLSLWEQRMMTKMDPQDQDAHDKIKELRRIAFDTEGAIGGDVTARKQGLFAKDYKKLGFKYDINPALDFTETPPGMLALDCMVYFARNHTEAYTKVVLENSCRADEHECPFGRTSVELVKLLCEVLRIGEAPSEQGQSYHPMFFTHDHPFEEFYCVCIVLLNKTWKEMRATTEDFVKVFSVVREQITRALQFKPTGLDKFKNKLQQLTYSTITNLWQQERTSREEWESHARPIVELREQITPEILDLIQQQRLGFLVEGTRFMKYSARGQRIKDKFWYVRLSPNHKVFHYGDCDEKSVPTIDELPTKLAVVEIRGLLTGRDCPHMKDLQRRKTTHQLAFSLILDSVEVSSLDFVAPDEQVFDYWTDGINALLGNRMTSKEAENDLETLLSMDIKLRLLDAEGLDIPQEPPAIPDPPPNYDFCYELK, from the exons atgccGGTCCAAAAGGATTCTAATATCGTGAAAATCGCCGTCCAAATGACGGAACAAGTGCCACAACTTATTGAGTTTAATCAAAGGCAACCACTCACTGGGATTATTCAG gAACTGTGCAATGGATGGGGTCTTTCTGACCCTGAGTCTTATTCATTACAATTTTCTGAAAGCAATAATCAAAATTACATCACAGAAAAGAATCGTAATGAGGTAAAGAATGGTAGTATTTTAAGATTAGAATTTTCTCCTTCTAAAACTGCTCgtgatattttaacaaaacttaATAATGGGACTATGGAGGAAAAAACTGCAGCCTTGCAAAAACTAAGTACTCTTAGCACAGATATGACATTTGCATTAGAATTTATTAATAAGCAAGgattacatttaattatatcaCAG GTAGAAGGTGAAAAATATAAAGGTAATGCACTTGCATATTCGCTTCAATCATTTGTGGAACTTATGGATCATGGAATTATTTCATGGGATATATTGGAAACACCTTTCATTAACAAAGTGGCAAGCTATGTAAACAATCAGGCTGTTACACAAGATACCAGTATTATTGAAGCTTCACTTAGTATTCTTGAAAATATAGTATTAAATTCTTCTGGAAAGTATGGGCAAGTTGAAAAAGAAGTGACTTTTCCCAACTTAGTAATGCATCTGCAAAGTATGCGTCCTCAAATCCAGCAGAATGCAATAGCTTTGATAAATGCATTATTTCTTAAGGCTGATCTATCTAAACGTAGAGCTGTTGCTGCAACTCTTCAATCTAAGCAAGTTAGGAATGTTTTCCTAACGAATGTTATACAGTCCACTGGTCAA GTTGGTGCAGAAATGGCTCATCAGTTATATGTACTGCAAACATTAATGTTAAGCTTGTGGGAACAACGTATGATGACAAAAATGGATCCCCAAGATCAAGATGCACATGATAAAATTAAAGAACTCAGAAGGATTGCTTTTGATACAGAAGGTGCAATAGGTGGAGATGTAACTGCTCGTAAGCAGGGTCTCTTTGCCAAAGATTATAAAAAGTTGGGCTTTAAATATGATATTAATCCAGCACTTGATTTTACGGAAACTCCTCCTGGAATGCTTGCTCTAGATTGCATGGTTTATTTtgcacgcaatcatacagaagctTATACGAAAGTTGTACTAGAAAACTCTTGCAGAGCAGATGAACATGAATGTCCTTTTGGCAGAACAAGTGTGGAACTTGTCAAATTACTTTGTGAA GTATTGCGAATTGGGGAAGCTCCTAGTGAACAAGGTCAATCATATCATCCTATGTTTTTCACTCATGACCAcccatttgaagaattttattgtGTATGTATTGTTCTTTTGAACAAAACCTGGAAAGAAATGAGAGCGACCACAGAAGATTTTGTAAAAGTATTTTCTGTTGTAAGAGAACAAATTACTAGAGCACTTCAATTTAAACCCACGGGattagataaatttaaaaacaagttACAACAATTGACATATTCAACGATTACCAATCTTTGGCAACAAGAACGAACTAGTAGAGAGGAATGGGAAAGTCATGCAAGACCAATCGTCGAACTTAGAGAACAAATTACACCCGAAATTTTAGATCTTATTCAACAACAACGTTTAGGTTTCTTGGTAGAAGGTACCAGGTTTATGAAATACAGTGCTAGAGGACAG AGAATTAAGGACaagttttggtacgttcggctTTCACCAAATCATAAGGTATTCCATTATGGCGATTGCGATGAGAAATCAGTGCCAACGATAGACGAACTTCCTACAAAATTAGCCGTCGTTGAAATTCGTGGTTTACTAACTGGCAGAGACTGTCCACACATGAAAGATTTACAGCGACGCAAAACCACACATCAGTTAGCGTTCTCTTTAATTTTGGATTCTGTAGAAGTTTCAAGCCTAGATTTTGTTGCACCTGATGAACAAGTTTTCGATTATTGGACCGATGGTATCAATGCCTTACTCG GTAATAGAATGACCAGTAAAGAAGCAGAAAATGATTTGGAGACATTATTATCTATGGATATTAAATTGAGACTTTTAGACGCAGAGGGACTCGATATTCCCCAAGAACCACCGGCTATTCCGGATCCACCCCCAAATTACGATTTTTGCTATGAATTAAAGTAA
- the cni gene encoding protein cornichon isoform X2 translates to MVIAFDELKTGYKNPIEQCNSLNPLVIPEYGLHILINFLFLISGQWFSLLLNIPLIIYHLWQYFHRPVMSKPGLYDPTSIMNAQVLTTHQREGWIKLAFYLLSFFYYLYGMISSLIH, encoded by the exons ATG GTTATAGCATTTGATGAATTAAAGACTGGTTATAAAAATCCCATTGAACAATGTAACAGTTTAAATCCG CTAGTTATTCCAGAATATGGTTTACACATATtaattaactttttatttttaatcagtgGGCAATGGTTCTCATTGCTTCTAAATATTCCATTAATAATATATCATTTATGGCAATATTTCCATAGACCTGTTATGTCTAAACCGGGTCTTTATGATCCTACTAGTATAATGAATGCTCAAGTTCTGACGACTCACCAAAGAGAAGGATGGATTAAACTTGCGTTTTaccttttatcatttttctattatttgtaTGG CATGATCAGTTCATTAATTCATTGA